The nucleotide sequence ATCGTCAACATCATGGGTTCTAGGGTCGATGACAAGCTCGTGCCGCTCAAAGAAGAAACAGAACTGCTTTCCATCCATGGCTACATAGGCAAACCAGAATTTGCCCGTAAAACAAAAGGCCTACAATACTTTTTTGCTAACGATAGGTTCATAAAACATTCCTATCTGCATCATGCCGTGGTCAGTGCTTTTGAAGGTTTACTGCCAGATAAGGCAAACCCCAGTTATTTTATATACCTGGATGTGCCGCCAGACAGTATCGATATAAATATTCATCCCACAAAAACTGAAGTCAAGTTTGAGGATGAACACAGCATCTATGCCATCGTTCGTGCCAGTGTCAAGCATGCCTTGGGACAATTTAGCATTGACTCCATTGATTTCCAGAAAGATATGGAGCTCGATTTGCCATATGAAAAGGCGAGAAGTGCCGCCAGCGCGCCACGCATTGAGGTAGATCCAGACTTCAATCCGTTCAAGCAAACCGATTCCAGGTCGAGCAACACCCCAAAATCCAACGGTTATAGACCAGAAAAGTCGCCTGCATGGGAAGCTTTATATGCTGGACTGGATGAGGATTCCACGATGACGGATGAGAATCTCACTTTCCTGCCTGACCGGCAGGCAGGCGCGAAAGCGGAACAATCACTCTTCTCTCCAGAAGAAGCCACAAACGACACCAATATTTTCCAGCTGCAGCGCAAGTTTATAATTAGTACGCTACAAAGTGGATTGCTAGTCATTAACCAAAACCGGGCACACGAGCGAATCTTGTATGAGCAGTTGTTGCGACAACTCACCGTACAGAACGGCGTGAGCCAGCAATTGCTGTTTCCCATTTCCATTAATCGACCACAAGAAGAGGTCACGATTTTGAAACAGCTGCAAACCGAGCTTGAGAGTGTTGGGTTTCTTTTTAAAAATTTGGAAAACGCCAACATTGAAATAGAAGGTTTACCGTTAGATTTGAAGGAAACAGATGTAGAGCCATTGTTGGATTCCATAATTGCATTCCAACAAGAAGAATTACCAGACGGTAGTTTTTCCCACGTAGACCGACTGGCCTCTAGAATGGCTTCAAAAATGGCCATAAAAACGGGTGATGCCCTCAACAAACAACAAATGGAACAGTTGATTGATGAATTGTTTGCCTGCAAGGAACCAGAGCTAACCGCTCAAAGAAAGAAAGTTTTTATCAATCTGACGGGCGACCACCTTAATTCAAAATTTAACTAGTACATGTTCAATAACCTGACACCAATAGTCAAGAATATCATTATCCTGAATATCGCGATCTATATAGGTACGGTTTTTATTGCACCGGCATTATATGACGATTTGAGTTTATGGTTCTTTATGAATCCTAAGTTCCAGGTATGGCAAGTGTTTACACACATGTTCATGCACGATTCTTCCAGCTTCATGCATATTTTGTTCAATATGTACGCGTTACTGCTTTTTGGCCCTCTACTAGAGCGCTGGATGGGAAGCAATAGGTTCATTTTCTTTTATTTGGCCTGTGGTATAGGAGCGTATCTGCTTACCACTGGAATTGACTATTTTCAGTATCTAGGTTATGTGAGTGAACTTTCATCCCAAGGTGCTAGTGAGGCTGAGATAAGTCAAGCGATTTTTACGAGAACCAGTCTTGCTGTTCCCATGGTAGGTGCCAGTGGTTGTATCTTTGGATTGATGGCAGGATTTGCTTATCTCTATCCCAATATGCCGTTTCAGATATTATTTATCCCTTTTCAGATTAAGGCAAAGTGGTTGATAGGCGCTTATGTATTGTATGAAACCTTAAGCACCTTTGGAATTTTACGACTACAAGACAACGTAGGTCATGCAGCGCATTTAGGTGGTGCCATCTTTGGATTTATTATGGTGTGGTACTGGAAGCGCAACGACATGGACGGTTATAGAATAGACTAATGGATTTTGTAGATAACATTAAACTGAAATACGCAACGCTCAACGTGAGTGGTAAGTTGGTAGCGGTTATAAGTATCACTACTTTGTTGTTTTGGCTCTTAGGACTTATCTATCCACCAATTACGGCTTGGTTTGCATTGCCTTCACGATTTGTTCCTGCCATTCTGCAACCATGGTCCTGGTTGACTTATGGTTTCTTACACGGCGGAATCTTTCACTTGTTGATCAACATGTTGGTGCTCTATTTCACGGGACAGATGATGCTCAATCTATTCAGTGGTCGCCAATTTTTGACGCTGTTTTTTACAGGTGTCGTTGCAGGTGGTTTGGTATTTACGCTTGTTAGTGAGCTCTTTGTAGGTTTCTTTTCAAATAACGTACTGGTAGGAGCTAGTGCTGGAGTCTATGCTACGTTATTCTTTATCTGTAGTTATATGCCAGAGACTCAGGTGAGATTGTTCTTCATCTTGAACGTAAAACTGAAGTACTTAGCTATTGCATTGATTGTCTTTGATATCATTGCTATTTTGACCAACAATAATGCTGGCGGTAGCGTGGCGCACCTTGCTGGCGCTGGCGTAGGTTATTATTCAGCAACGCGTATGAAGGCTGGTATTGATATTTTGGAAGGCTTTGCAGGATTTGGCGATAGTATGGTCAACTTATTCAAATCAAAACCTAAGTCTGCCAAAACGAACCGCAATATGAAAACGGTATACCGCAACACTAACAAAACGGCAACGCCCAAAAAATCTGCGAGTGACCATCAAAAAAGAGTGGACGCGATTCTAGATAAAATATCTGCTAGCGGGTATGAAAGTTTGAGCCGTGAAGAAAAGGATTTCCTGTTCCAAGCGGGAAAGGATTGATTCACTTTAAAACAGTCTGCATTGCAAAGCTTGGATAGAGAATCTAGTCATTAAATTTCTCTAAATATCTTAGCTCCATCTACTTTCAACAAGACCGAGTCCCAGATTTTTAGCAACCATCAATTTTTGAAACATTTAATAAATTCGTTTTTATGCAATGCTTATTTTGCGATTATTTAAATCAAAATAAGTTTAAAATGAAGAATCTGTTTTTTTCTCTTGTAATTTCACTATTATTTTTTAGTAATTATACTGTGGCTCAGGATGCTAACTTGTCATTTAAAAAAGGTGATACTTTCAAAATTGCGCAGGTAGAAAACAACGATTATGAAGCCATTCAATTCCCCAAAGCAAATTTCATCATCAAAAGAGGCGGCATTTTTAGTTATGACAGAATCATTAATGAAGAAGTGGAAATCCATTCCGTTGATAAAAAGGATGATGGAACTGTTATCGCTACGATCAAGAGAACCTCTAGAGGTAAATTCTTCAACAGCCATAAATACATAAAAGTAGATATGGAAAAGGCTTTGGAACGAGGCGAGTTGGTGAGAATTTAATGCGATAAAGTCAGAATAGAGTCCGCTTTCGCGAAAGCGGTATTATCAACCCATCAGAAAACGGTAGGATCTTCTTTTCCCGTTTCATAAAAGCTTGGCAGCTGCCATTCAAAAATCACCGCAAAAAATCTAATGGTAATCACAGTCAATCCTGAGATTATAAAGGCCCAATTTTCTAGCAGATTGAGTTTGGCCAATAGGAAGTAAACCAAACCACCAGCGATGCAGGCCGTTGCGTAAATATTCTTCCTGAATATCACTGGAATTTCATTTACAAGAATGTCACGTATCACACCTCCAAAACACGCAGTGATACATCCTAAAGTAATACAAATTACAGGGTGCAATCCAGCGGTAAGTCCCATTTCTATTCCCACTACCGTATAAAGTCCAATACCGATCGTATCAAATAGGAAGAGTGTTTTGCGCAAAGTCAACAACCATCTTCTAAAAATAAATGTGATCAGTACACAGATGAGAATGGTGTACACCAGATCCATATTGAGCATCCAGCTCACTGGTCGTACGCCTATCAAAATATCGCGCAAGGTACCGCCACCAGCGGCTGTGACAAATGCGATGATAATAATACCAAACGGATCCAGCTTTTTAGCAAAAGCCGCAAGAGCTCCTGAGATGGCAAACGCAATGGTTCCCATCAAATCAATAATCTCAATAAAATCCATCTAGTTGCCTTGTGTTAAATAGGAGTAATCCTTGAGTACGGTGCGTACAAAAATACCGTCGCGCAGGTCAGAGTTTACCTGTAGCAATTGCTCCACCTTGATGCGTAGCATCTTTAAGGTTTCATAATCGCGACTTTCTCCAGCCAGTCTGTAAATTTCCTTAATCTCGTTGACGTCCTTGTCGGTAAGCATGTTGACCGTCAAAAATGTGGGCTCGTAATCTTCCTTGACATCTTCAAGAATGGTGTGGCTTATTTTGGTTTTCTTACGGGTGTCAATCACAATCGTGTCTGATGCCATATCACCCAATCGCTGGTTTTTATCACTAAAAATAATGGACATCACACCTATTCCAGGGCTAATGACCC is from Nonlabens sp. YIK11 and encodes:
- the mutL gene encoding DNA mismatch repair endonuclease MutL, producing the protein MSDIIRLLPDHVANQIAAGEVVQRPASVVKELLENAIDASAKAITLIIKDAGKTLVQVIDDGKGMSTTDARMAFERHATSKISSAEDLFALATKGFRGEALASVAAIAHVSVKTRREEDDLGTQLDIEGSKVTGQEPVVTPAGTMISVRNLFYNVPARRKFLKSDSVELRNITNEFHRVAMAHPQIAFKFINNDSELFNLPAGSYRHRIVNIMGSRVDDKLVPLKEETELLSIHGYIGKPEFARKTKGLQYFFANDRFIKHSYLHHAVVSAFEGLLPDKANPSYFIYLDVPPDSIDINIHPTKTEVKFEDEHSIYAIVRASVKHALGQFSIDSIDFQKDMELDLPYEKARSAASAPRIEVDPDFNPFKQTDSRSSNTPKSNGYRPEKSPAWEALYAGLDEDSTMTDENLTFLPDRQAGAKAEQSLFSPEEATNDTNIFQLQRKFIISTLQSGLLVINQNRAHERILYEQLLRQLTVQNGVSQQLLFPISINRPQEEVTILKQLQTELESVGFLFKNLENANIEIEGLPLDLKETDVEPLLDSIIAFQQEELPDGSFSHVDRLASRMASKMAIKTGDALNKQQMEQLIDELFACKEPELTAQRKKVFINLTGDHLNSKFN
- a CDS encoding rhomboid family intramembrane serine protease, which gives rise to MFNNLTPIVKNIIILNIAIYIGTVFIAPALYDDLSLWFFMNPKFQVWQVFTHMFMHDSSSFMHILFNMYALLLFGPLLERWMGSNRFIFFYLACGIGAYLLTTGIDYFQYLGYVSELSSQGASEAEISQAIFTRTSLAVPMVGASGCIFGLMAGFAYLYPNMPFQILFIPFQIKAKWLIGAYVLYETLSTFGILRLQDNVGHAAHLGGAIFGFIMVWYWKRNDMDGYRID
- a CDS encoding rhomboid family intramembrane serine protease, with the translated sequence MDFVDNIKLKYATLNVSGKLVAVISITTLLFWLLGLIYPPITAWFALPSRFVPAILQPWSWLTYGFLHGGIFHLLINMLVLYFTGQMMLNLFSGRQFLTLFFTGVVAGGLVFTLVSELFVGFFSNNVLVGASAGVYATLFFICSYMPETQVRLFFILNVKLKYLAIALIVFDIIAILTNNNAGGSVAHLAGAGVGYYSATRMKAGIDILEGFAGFGDSMVNLFKSKPKSAKTNRNMKTVYRNTNKTATPKKSASDHQKRVDAILDKISASGYESLSREEKDFLFQAGKD
- a CDS encoding trimeric intracellular cation channel family protein, whose amino-acid sequence is MDFIEIIDLMGTIAFAISGALAAFAKKLDPFGIIIIAFVTAAGGGTLRDILIGVRPVSWMLNMDLVYTILICVLITFIFRRWLLTLRKTLFLFDTIGIGLYTVVGIEMGLTAGLHPVICITLGCITACFGGVIRDILVNEIPVIFRKNIYATACIAGGLVYFLLAKLNLLENWAFIISGLTVITIRFFAVIFEWQLPSFYETGKEDPTVF
- a CDS encoding RDD family protein, which codes for MSNTSINTAQNVNINYHISSLGYRITGVLVDLVIMFVYIIILGYIEDGMSNLFDNFTTFGLSQLMFLPVAFYSLFFNIVFNGRTPGKFVVGTKVVKIDGSPATWSDYLISWMLRLVDIWVISPGIGVMSIIFSDKNQRLGDMASDTIVIDTRKKTKISHTILEDVKEDYEPTFLTVNMLTDKDVNEIKEIYRLAGESRDYETLKMLRIKVEQLLQVNSDLRDGIFVRTVLKDYSYLTQGN